From Leptodactylus fuscus isolate aLepFus1 chromosome 11, aLepFus1.hap2, whole genome shotgun sequence, one genomic window encodes:
- the LOC142185128 gene encoding kelch-like protein 9, whose protein sequence is MGSYIIPIGTSNMQNGSVNSTFTSDNYPEKLLERIRQFRSQRDLCDVTLEADGVLFPAHKLLLASASSYCKLLFTDPKVGDSVRLKDVSAKGLQNLLDFIYSNKLHLSWDNVEDTLKAAEVLLVREAMKLCFQFLESGLNRETSMDVLKIARRHGPEGLKDKADSYLGHRFQHVLGHSGDLNLLDKETLCAILDREDVPGGSELDLFRLAVSWLQHDGARMKEAADVLRRIRFPLISLEDLQEYVKETPIMKTDSSCFRYLQEALKYHSQVYAQPTLHCDGATMRATSDKLLVLGGRTNDNQVLGSIWVQNEDGSSWWELGEMCCPVYNHCVAVINDFLYVIGGQNKCDPSGKHPSNEVFRFDPRSGSWLQVAGMLERRTRFHTEVIGECIIAVGGGSLLGHLTPSTEEYHPAQNKWEYTAPFPIPVADHAGTSHRGIVYISGGYSTSKTLNEVYSYLPRLKRWVVNRAMTFARCDHGMAAIGDTIFCVGGRTLNAAKEWIHVNETEVYCPATDQWSALKLSPFDCCQFSVSTLKSKLFITGGGSLRRMNKEDGVFMYDPESKAWKKMGSLPRPLVDHASCTIRLSHGMMEEKQKEDESPTVPNKKRSTLNLFITGKHQREL, encoded by the exons ATGGGCTCatacattatacctataggaaccaGCAACATGCAGAACGGATCCGTCAACAGCACCTTCACCTCCGACAACTACCCTGAGAAACTGCTGGAGAGGATCCGTCAATTCCGATCCCAGCGGGACCTGTGCGATGTGACCCTGGAAGCTGATGGTGTCCTCTTCCCTGCTCATAAGTTACTATTGGCCTCGGCCAGCTCTTACTGTAAGCTGCTGTTTACTGATCCCAAAGTTGGTGACTCTGTAAGACTAAAAGATGTCAGCGCCAAAGGTCTGCAGAATCTCCTGGACTTCATCTACTCCAACAAGCTGCACCTGTCTTGGGACAACGTAGAAGACACCTTGAAGGCGGCCGAGGTCCTTCTTGTGCGGGAAGCCATGAAGCTCTGCTTCCAGTTTTTAGAGAGTGGTCTGAACCGGGAGACGAGTATGGACGTCCTGAAGATCGCCAGGCGGCACGGCCCGGAGGGGCTGAAGGACAAGGCCGACAGCTACCTCGGCCACCGATTTCAACATGTCCTAGGACATTCGGGAGACCTCAATCTGCTAGACAAAGAGACACTGTGTGCAATTCTGGACAGAGAAGATGTCCCGGGCGGCAGCGAGCTGGATCTGTTCCGGTTGGCGGTGTCCTGGCTACAGCACGACGGTGCGAGGATGAAGGAGGCGGCAGATGTTCTCCGCAGGATCCGCTTCCCACTGATTTCTCTAGAAGATCTCCAGGAATACGTGAAGGAGACGCCCATCATGAAGACGGACTCGAGCTGTTTCCGATACCTGCAGGAGGCTCTGAAGTACCACTCGCAGGTGTACGCTCAGCCCACCCTGCACTGTGACGGCGCCACCATGAGGGCTACATCTGACAAGCTCCTGGTTCTGGGCGGGAGGACGAATGATAACCAGGTCCTGGGCAGTATCTGGGTGCAAAATGAGGATGGCAGCTCGTGGTGGGAGCTGGGCGAGATGTGCTGCCCCGTCTACAATCACTGCGTGGCTGTCATCAATGACTTCCTGTACGTCATCGGGGGGCAGAACAAGTGTGACCCATCAGGGAAACATCCGTCTAATGAG GTATTCCGGTTTGACCCGCGCTCCGGCTCATGGCTACAAGTGGCCGGCATGTTAGAGAGGAGGACGCGCTTCCACACCGAAGTGATTGGCGAATGTATAATCGCTGTGGGCGGAGGATCCCTCCTAGGTCATCTCACCCCGAGCACGGAGGAGTATCACCCTGCCCAAAATAAATGGGAATATACTGCCCCCTTCCCTATCCCGGTGGCCGATCACGCCGGCACCAGCCACAGAGGCATCGTCTATATCTCCG GGGGTTATTCCACTAGTAAGACCCTTAATGAAGTCTACAGTTACCTGCCAAGGCTGAAGCGCTGGGTGGTGAATCGCGCCATGACGTTCGCCCGCTGTGATCACGGAATGGCCGCCATTGGCGACACAATCTTCTGCGTTGGCGGGCGCACACTTAATGCG GCTAAGGAATGGATCCATGTCAATGAGACGGAAGTTTACTGTCCAGCCACCGACCAGTGGAGCGCCCTCAAGCTGTCGCCCTTCGACTGCTGCCAATTCAGCGTCTCCACCCTCAAGTCCAAGCTGTTCATCACCGGCGGAGGCTCCTTAAGACGCATGAATAAAGAAGATGGCGTCTTCATGTACGACCCCGAGTCCAAAGCCTGGAAGAAGATGGGGTCCCTGCCACGGCCACTGGTGGACCACGCGTCCTGCACCATCAGGTTATCTCATGggatgatggaggagaaacaaaaGGAAGACGAAAGTCCGACCGTCCCGAACAAGAAACGCTCAACGCTGAACCTGTTCATCACCGGCAAACACCAGAGGGAGCTGTGA